In a genomic window of Shouchella clausii:
- the fba gene encoding class II fructose-1,6-bisphosphate aldolase, whose protein sequence is MPLVSMKEMLNKAKAEKYAVGQFNVNNLEFTQAILQAAEEEKSPVILGVSEGAARYMGGFKTVVGLAKNLMEEYNVTVPVAIHLDHGSSFEKCVEAIYAGFTSVMIDGSHYPLEENIALTKKVVDVAHALGVSVEAELGRIGGQEDDLVVDDAEAAYAIPEECKELVEATGVDCFAPALGSVHGPYKGEPNLGFDHMKKIDSLVGIPLVLHGGTGIPTKDIQKAIEFGHAKINVNTENQIASAKAVRETLDAKPELYDPRKYLGPARDAIKATVIGKMREFGSSNKA, encoded by the coding sequence ATGCCTTTAGTATCTATGAAAGAAATGCTGAACAAAGCAAAAGCAGAAAAGTATGCGGTCGGGCAGTTTAATGTGAACAACCTAGAATTTACGCAAGCGATTTTGCAGGCGGCAGAAGAGGAAAAATCACCAGTCATTCTTGGTGTATCTGAAGGGGCCGCTCGTTACATGGGCGGTTTTAAAACCGTCGTTGGATTGGCAAAGAATTTAATGGAAGAATACAACGTAACAGTGCCTGTTGCTATTCACCTTGACCACGGTTCAAGCTTTGAAAAATGCGTGGAAGCGATCTATGCTGGCTTTACGTCTGTCATGATCGATGGTTCTCATTACCCATTGGAAGAAAATATTGCCCTTACGAAAAAAGTAGTCGACGTTGCCCACGCCCTTGGCGTATCAGTTGAAGCAGAACTTGGCCGAATTGGCGGTCAGGAAGACGACTTGGTTGTCGACGATGCAGAAGCTGCTTATGCAATTCCAGAAGAGTGTAAAGAGCTTGTTGAAGCAACAGGCGTAGATTGCTTCGCGCCTGCACTTGGCTCTGTCCACGGCCCTTACAAAGGCGAACCAAATCTTGGATTTGACCATATGAAGAAAATTGACAGCCTTGTTGGCATTCCTCTTGTCCTTCACGGCGGCACAGGCATTCCAACAAAAGACATTCAAAAAGCGATTGAGTTTGGCCACGCCAAAATCAACGTTAACACAGAAAACCAAATTGCTTCTGCCAAGGCAGTCCGGGAAACGCTTGACGCCAAACCGGAACTGTATGATCCGCGTAAATACCTTGGCCCAGCTAGGGACGCCATTAAAGCAACTGTCATTGGCAAGATGAGAGAATTCGGTTCTTCGAACAAAGCGTAA
- a CDS encoding DUF2529 domain-containing protein → MLKIFSTQLFGLIKSINETQEEHLEDAGRLLAQAIIAQGNVYIKGFAEMEAIELAAFTGYETMPRAAPFPKDGTLSGQDRCLLFAPSLDHEGVQAALKACEQAGIAAVVVSSRHASSTASLAPPHLFLDTGVKGGLVPDETGNRIGHPGVIAGLYVYQGIKFVIHDILEEYR, encoded by the coding sequence ATGCTGAAAATATTCTCCACACAGCTATTCGGCTTAATCAAATCAATCAATGAAACGCAAGAGGAGCACCTTGAAGACGCCGGGCGCCTGCTTGCACAAGCCATTATCGCACAGGGGAACGTTTATATAAAGGGGTTCGCGGAAATGGAAGCGATCGAATTGGCTGCTTTTACAGGTTATGAAACAATGCCTAGGGCTGCCCCTTTCCCTAAAGACGGCACGCTGTCTGGACAAGATCGGTGCCTGCTGTTTGCGCCAAGCCTCGACCACGAGGGCGTGCAAGCAGCTCTCAAAGCCTGCGAACAAGCTGGAATAGCAGCTGTTGTCGTTTCTTCACGACACGCCTCCAGCACAGCAAGCCTTGCTCCGCCTCATTTGTTTCTAGATACTGGCGTTAAAGGGGGGCTCGTCCCTGATGAAACGGGAAACCGTATTGGTCATCCAGGGGTCATTGCCGGCCTTTACGTGTACCAAGGGATCAAGTTTGTTATCCATGACATTCTTGAAGAATACCGCTGA
- a CDS encoding response regulator, with translation MSHKVLIVDDQFGIRVLLTEVLQKDGYELFQAASGKEALAIQEEEEIDIVLLDMKIPGMDGIEILKKLKERQPGIKVIMMTAYGELNLVNEAMDHGAVSYMAKPFDIQEVRATIRDNLQA, from the coding sequence ATGAGTCATAAAGTGCTTATAGTTGATGATCAATTCGGGATACGCGTGTTACTGACAGAAGTATTGCAAAAAGACGGTTACGAATTGTTTCAAGCTGCGAGCGGGAAAGAAGCATTGGCGATCCAGGAGGAAGAGGAAATCGACATTGTCTTGTTAGACATGAAAATTCCAGGAATGGATGGCATTGAAATTTTAAAGAAACTAAAAGAAAGGCAACCAGGGATTAAAGTCATTATGATGACAGCATATGGCGAACTAAATTTAGTAAACGAAGCGATGGATCATGGCGCGGTGAGCTACATGGCTAAACCATTTGACATTCAAGAAGTCCGGGCAACGATTCGGGACAATCTCCAAGCCTAG
- a CDS encoding thymidine kinase, whose translation MAQLFFKYGAMNSGKSIEILKVANNYEEQKKPVLIFTSGMDTRDEVGYVSSRVGLRRRAVPVFDDTNIFDYVESCPQKPYCVLIDEVQFLTKAHVLQLANIVDTLDIPVMGFGLKNDFRNELFEGSKYMLLYADKIEEMKTICWFCHKKAIMNLRVDEQGKPIYDGEQIQIGGNETYYPVCRKCHQHPPLNV comes from the coding sequence ATGGCACAGCTTTTTTTTAAGTATGGCGCAATGAACAGCGGAAAGTCGATTGAGATTTTAAAAGTGGCCAACAATTACGAGGAACAAAAAAAGCCAGTTTTGATTTTTACATCAGGAATGGATACACGGGATGAAGTCGGCTATGTGTCCAGCCGTGTCGGCCTTCGTCGCCGGGCGGTGCCAGTATTCGATGACACAAATATTTTTGACTATGTTGAAAGCTGCCCACAAAAGCCGTACTGTGTATTAATCGATGAAGTGCAGTTTCTAACAAAAGCGCATGTCCTCCAACTGGCCAATATTGTCGATACATTAGACATTCCGGTAATGGGTTTTGGCTTAAAAAATGATTTTCGCAACGAGTTATTTGAAGGAAGCAAATACATGCTTCTGTATGCAGATAAAATTGAAGAAATGAAAACGATTTGCTGGTTTTGCCATAAAAAAGCAATCATGAATTTGCGTGTAGACGAGCAAGGCAAGCCGATTTATGATGGAGAACAAATTCAAATTGGCGGCAACGAAACGTACTATCCAGTTTGTCGCAAATGCCATCAACACCCGCCTTTGAATGTGTAA
- the glpX gene encoding class II fructose-bisphosphatase, producing the protein MERSLSMELVRVTEAAALASGRWMGLGNKEEADRAATEAMRDVFDTIPMKGTVVIGEGEMDEAPMLYIGEKLGNGYGPRVDVAVDPLEGTNIVAYGQWNALAVLAVADHGHLLHAPDMYMDKLAVGPEAVGNVDIDAPVIDNLKAVAKAKNKDVEDLVVVILNRKRHEKLIHEVREAGARIKLLPDGDVAAAVNTGFDDTGVDLLMGSGGAPEGVLAAAGLKCLGGDFQGRLLPQSDIELERCKQMGIEDTSKLFRMEDLVSGDDCIFAATGVTDGELLTGVRYKGTKAITQSLVMRAKSGTVRFVDGTHSMKKKPKLVIR; encoded by the coding sequence GTGGAACGTAGTTTATCAATGGAGCTTGTCCGAGTAACTGAAGCAGCAGCGCTAGCTTCTGGTCGTTGGATGGGCCTTGGCAATAAGGAAGAAGCTGACCGTGCGGCTACGGAAGCGATGCGCGATGTGTTTGACACGATCCCCATGAAAGGAACAGTCGTAATTGGGGAAGGGGAAATGGATGAGGCGCCGATGCTTTATATTGGCGAAAAGCTCGGCAATGGCTATGGTCCACGTGTGGACGTGGCCGTCGATCCTTTAGAAGGGACAAACATTGTCGCATACGGGCAATGGAACGCACTGGCCGTTCTTGCTGTCGCTGACCATGGCCATTTGCTTCATGCGCCTGATATGTATATGGATAAGCTTGCAGTAGGGCCAGAGGCTGTTGGGAATGTCGATATCGATGCCCCGGTAATCGATAATTTAAAAGCGGTGGCCAAAGCTAAGAACAAAGACGTAGAAGACCTTGTCGTTGTCATTTTAAACCGCAAGCGCCACGAAAAGCTTATTCATGAAGTGCGCGAAGCAGGGGCCCGCATCAAATTGTTGCCTGACGGAGATGTGGCGGCTGCAGTTAATACCGGTTTTGACGATACAGGCGTCGATTTGCTAATGGGTTCTGGCGGCGCCCCTGAAGGTGTCCTTGCAGCGGCAGGGTTGAAATGCCTTGGCGGTGATTTTCAAGGAAGGCTCTTGCCCCAATCGGATATAGAACTTGAGCGCTGCAAACAAATGGGCATTGAGGATACGAGCAAGCTGTTCCGCATGGAAGACTTGGTGAGCGGCGATGATTGCATATTTGCGGCAACTGGTGTAACAGACGGTGAATTGCTGACAGGCGTGCGCTACAAAGGGACAAAAGCGATTACACAGTCGTTAGTCATGCGAGCAAAATCAGGAACTGTACGCTTCGTTGATGGCACGCATAGCATGAAAAAGAAGCCGAAACTCGTCATTCGCTAA
- a CDS encoding CTP synthase, with amino-acid sequence MAAKYIFVTGGVVSSLGKGITAASLGRLLKNRGLKVTIQKFDPYINVDPGTMSPYQHGEVFVTDDGAETDLDLGHYERFIDINLSQNSNITTGRVYSTVLKKERRGDYLGGTVQVIPHVTNEIKERVFRAGRETGADVVITEIGGTVGDIESLPFLEAIRQIKSDVGMENVLYLHCTLIPYLKAAGEMKSKPTQHSVKELRSLGIQPNVIVVRTERKVPQDMKDKIALFCDIKKEAVIEAWDADTLYQVPLDLQAQNLDQIVCDHLQLNCPEANMTEWKELVNRVSNLSKKVRIAIVGKYVELQDAYLSVAEALRHAGYHVDADIDIDWVYAEQVNDENVDELLNKADGILVPGGFGDRGIEGKITAIRYARENKVPFLGICLGMQLASVEFARTVLGLEGANSAELNPQTPYPIIDLLPEQKDVEDLGGTLRLGLYPCKLQEGTAARAAYGEEVVYERHRHRYEFNNEYREQMEKAGFVFSGTSPDGRLVEVIEVTDHPFFVASQFHPEFVSRPTRPQPLFREFVRNSLAAQA; translated from the coding sequence ATGGCAGCGAAGTATATATTTGTGACAGGCGGAGTCGTATCATCACTTGGAAAAGGGATTACGGCAGCATCACTTGGCCGGCTTTTGAAAAACCGCGGCTTAAAAGTGACCATCCAGAAATTTGACCCATACATTAACGTCGACCCTGGGACGATGAGCCCTTACCAGCACGGAGAAGTGTTTGTTACAGACGACGGTGCCGAGACGGACCTCGATCTAGGCCATTACGAGCGTTTTATTGATATTAATTTAAGCCAGAATTCAAACATTACAACAGGGCGCGTGTATTCGACTGTTTTGAAAAAAGAACGCCGTGGCGATTATCTTGGCGGAACGGTTCAAGTTATTCCCCATGTTACCAATGAAATAAAAGAGCGTGTTTTCCGGGCAGGACGGGAAACAGGGGCGGACGTTGTAATTACCGAAATAGGCGGGACCGTTGGCGATATTGAAAGTCTGCCTTTCTTAGAAGCGATTCGCCAAATTAAAAGCGATGTCGGTATGGAAAATGTTTTGTATTTGCATTGTACGTTGATTCCTTACTTGAAAGCAGCGGGGGAAATGAAGTCAAAACCGACGCAGCATTCGGTTAAAGAATTGCGTTCTCTTGGGATTCAACCGAATGTCATTGTCGTACGTACAGAGCGGAAAGTGCCGCAAGATATGAAGGACAAAATTGCGTTATTTTGCGACATCAAAAAGGAAGCTGTCATCGAAGCATGGGATGCTGACACGCTTTATCAAGTACCCCTTGATTTGCAAGCGCAAAACCTTGACCAAATTGTATGCGACCATTTGCAGCTAAACTGCCCTGAAGCAAACATGACGGAGTGGAAAGAACTTGTTAACCGGGTGAGCAACCTTTCTAAAAAAGTACGGATTGCGATTGTCGGAAAATACGTTGAGCTTCAAGATGCCTACTTGTCTGTTGCCGAGGCATTGCGCCATGCAGGCTATCATGTCGATGCCGATATTGACATTGATTGGGTGTATGCGGAGCAAGTGAATGATGAAAATGTCGATGAGCTATTAAACAAAGCAGACGGCATTCTTGTGCCAGGTGGATTCGGTGATCGCGGCATAGAAGGGAAAATTACTGCTATTCGTTATGCCCGGGAAAATAAAGTTCCGTTTCTCGGCATTTGCCTTGGCATGCAGCTTGCTTCTGTAGAGTTTGCGCGTACGGTCCTCGGTTTGGAAGGGGCCAACTCTGCTGAATTAAATCCACAAACGCCTTACCCAATCATCGATTTGCTGCCAGAGCAAAAAGACGTTGAAGACTTGGGTGGAACACTTCGTTTAGGGCTGTACCCTTGCAAACTCCAAGAAGGTACTGCAGCTCGTGCAGCGTATGGCGAAGAAGTCGTCTACGAACGCCACCGCCATCGCTATGAATTTAACAATGAATACCGGGAACAAATGGAGAAAGCAGGTTTTGTCTTTTCAGGGACAAGCCCTGACGGACGTTTAGTAGAAGTGATCGAGGTGACGGACCATCCGTTCTTTGTGGCGAGCCAATTCCATCCAGAATTTGTTTCCCGTCCAACTCGTCCGCAACCGCTCTTCCGTGAATTTGTTCGTAACTCACTTGCAGCACAAGCTTAG
- a CDS encoding FAD-dependent oxidoreductase, producing the protein MKYMIIGGDAAGMSAAMQLVRKDAQADITVLEKGEHYSYAQCGLPYWIGGEIESDRKLIARDADTYRLKHGIDARINHEVKAVDTKQKTVSGDGFCLPYDKLLIASGASPFIPDWENRDLKGIYTLKTIPDAKKIIAALGTEKKTVTVIGGGSIGLEVAENLAKANHHVRILERAKRLAMNFDKEMADYIHEKAIDEGIELELNHEIIGFSGNKDGHVTGIRTNLTECPTDIVIVAVGVRPNTDFLRDTDVHLNNNGAIRVNRYMETNVPDVYAAGDCATQYHRLINKDMYYPLGTHANKQGRIAGLTMCGNPRVFMGIVGTQIYQFFDLALARTGLSSREIEEIGYPYKCVQAKLPHVAGYYPTNETLHIRLQFHAETGVVLGGQFIGTKGVDKRCDVLATALYHGMTMQDLEELDLGYSPPFNSVWDPLQQTARRRP; encoded by the coding sequence GTGAAGTATATGATCATCGGCGGCGATGCAGCTGGAATGAGCGCAGCCATGCAGCTCGTTCGTAAAGATGCACAGGCCGATATTACTGTATTGGAAAAAGGCGAACATTATTCGTACGCCCAGTGTGGCTTGCCCTACTGGATCGGCGGCGAAATTGAATCAGATCGCAAACTTATCGCCCGTGATGCCGATACGTATCGCCTGAAACACGGTATCGATGCCCGCATTAACCATGAGGTAAAGGCGGTTGATACGAAACAAAAAACGGTTTCCGGGGATGGTTTTTGCCTTCCTTACGACAAACTGTTAATTGCCTCAGGTGCGAGCCCTTTCATTCCAGACTGGGAAAACCGCGATTTAAAAGGAATTTATACGTTAAAAACCATTCCAGATGCTAAAAAAATAATTGCTGCCCTCGGTACGGAAAAGAAAACCGTAACCGTAATCGGCGGCGGTTCGATTGGGCTGGAAGTGGCTGAAAATCTCGCTAAAGCGAACCACCATGTGAGGATTTTGGAACGGGCCAAGCGGCTAGCGATGAATTTTGATAAGGAAATGGCGGATTATATTCATGAGAAAGCCATTGATGAAGGAATAGAGCTTGAGTTGAACCACGAAATCATTGGCTTTAGCGGCAACAAAGACGGCCATGTCACTGGCATCCGCACCAACTTGACTGAATGTCCCACTGACATCGTCATTGTCGCTGTCGGCGTTCGCCCAAATACCGACTTTTTGCGAGACACCGATGTTCACCTCAACAACAACGGCGCCATTCGTGTAAACCGCTATATGGAAACAAACGTGCCTGACGTTTATGCAGCAGGCGATTGTGCAACGCAGTACCACCGTCTGATCAACAAAGACATGTATTACCCTCTTGGTACGCATGCCAATAAGCAAGGGCGGATCGCCGGCCTGACCATGTGCGGGAACCCCCGCGTTTTCATGGGAATTGTCGGCACGCAAATTTACCAGTTTTTTGACTTAGCGCTCGCACGTACTGGTTTGTCTTCCCGTGAAATCGAGGAAATCGGCTATCCTTACAAATGTGTGCAAGCCAAGCTTCCCCATGTTGCTGGCTACTATCCAACAAACGAAACGCTCCATATACGCCTTCAGTTCCATGCAGAAACAGGCGTCGTCCTAGGCGGCCAGTTCATCGGGACAAAAGGCGTCGACAAACGCTGCGATGTCCTTGCGACCGCATTGTACCATGGCATGACAATGCAAGATCTCGAAGAACTTGATTTAGGCTATTCCCCTCCTTTTAACAGTGTATGGGACCCGTTGCAACAAACAGCTAGGCGCCGGCCATAA
- a CDS encoding UDP-N-acetylglucosamine 1-carboxyvinyltransferase, producing MQKLLIEGGHTLEGTVSISGAKNSAVALIPAAILADSAVVIDNLPAISDVDLLAELLREIGGDVDLGNQTMTIHPEKMVAMPLPNGRVKKLRASYYLMGAMLGKFKKAVIGLPGGCNLGPRPIDQHIKGFEALGAQVTNEQGAIYLRADELRGAKIYLDVVSVGATINIMLAAVRAKGRTIIENAAKEPEIIDVATLLTSMGAKIKGAGTNVIRIDGVDHLQGCRHSIIPDRIEAGTYMIMAAAMGRRVHIDNVIPTHLESVTAKLREMGTTVEEYDDQLIISGLDAKKGVDIKTLVYPGFPTDLQQPFTSLLTSAEGTSIVTDTIYDARFKHVDELRRMGASVKVEGRSSIVNGKSPLQGAKVKASDLRAGAALVIAGLMAEGITEVSGLEHIDRGYEHLETKLTRLGAKVWREELTEEELEQVKQS from the coding sequence ATGCAAAAGCTTTTGATTGAAGGCGGCCATACATTAGAAGGCACGGTGTCGATCAGCGGCGCTAAAAACAGCGCTGTCGCCCTTATACCTGCGGCGATATTGGCAGACAGCGCTGTTGTCATTGATAACTTACCAGCCATTTCAGATGTAGACTTGTTGGCAGAGCTTCTTCGCGAAATTGGTGGGGACGTTGATTTAGGCAATCAAACAATGACCATACATCCGGAAAAGATGGTAGCGATGCCGCTTCCTAATGGCAGAGTAAAAAAGCTGCGGGCTTCGTATTACTTAATGGGCGCGATGCTCGGCAAATTCAAAAAAGCAGTTATTGGCTTACCTGGCGGTTGCAATTTAGGCCCAAGGCCAATTGACCAGCATATTAAAGGATTTGAGGCGCTTGGCGCACAAGTAACGAATGAGCAAGGCGCGATTTATTTGCGTGCTGATGAGCTTCGAGGCGCAAAAATTTATTTGGACGTCGTCAGCGTAGGGGCGACGATTAACATCATGCTTGCTGCCGTTCGGGCGAAGGGCCGAACGATCATTGAGAACGCGGCAAAGGAACCAGAGATTATTGATGTGGCGACGCTGCTTACGAGTATGGGAGCAAAAATAAAAGGGGCAGGGACAAATGTGATTCGAATTGACGGTGTCGATCATTTGCAAGGATGCCGCCACTCGATTATCCCTGACCGGATTGAAGCAGGTACGTACATGATTATGGCGGCGGCTATGGGCCGGCGTGTCCACATTGACAATGTAATCCCGACACATCTTGAGTCTGTTACGGCCAAATTGCGGGAAATGGGAACGACGGTCGAAGAGTACGATGACCAGTTGATCATTAGTGGCTTGGACGCCAAAAAAGGTGTTGATATAAAAACACTTGTATATCCAGGCTTTCCGACTGATTTGCAGCAGCCATTTACAAGCTTGTTAACGAGCGCAGAAGGCACAAGCATTGTAACAGATACCATTTACGATGCCCGTTTTAAGCATGTCGATGAGCTAAGACGCATGGGGGCAAGCGTTAAAGTAGAAGGGCGTTCTTCGATTGTGAATGGCAAGTCGCCTTTGCAAGGGGCGAAAGTCAAGGCAAGCGACTTGCGCGCCGGAGCGGCATTAGTCATTGCCGGATTAATGGCTGAAGGCATTACCGAAGTATCAGGCCTTGAGCATATTGACCGAGGTTATGAACATCTCGAAACGAAGTTGACTAGACTAGGCGCTAAAGTATGGCGGGAAGAGCTGACAGAGGAAGAGCTTGAGCAAGTCAAGCAATCATAA
- a CDS encoding type B 50S ribosomal protein L31, with translation MKPEIHPTYQKVVFMDTSTGFKFLTGSTRGSSETIEWEDGNTYPLIKVEISSDSHPFYTGKQKLADAGGRVDRFKKKYNL, from the coding sequence ATGAAACCAGAAATCCATCCAACTTACCAAAAAGTTGTATTTATGGATACAAGCACGGGCTTTAAATTTTTGACTGGTTCGACTCGCGGTTCTAGCGAAACGATCGAATGGGAAGACGGCAATACGTATCCATTGATTAAAGTCGAAATTTCTTCGGATTCGCACCCATTCTATACAGGCAAGCAAAAACTTGCCGACGCAGGTGGCCGTGTCGATCGCTTCAAAAAGAAATACAATCTTTAA
- the fsa gene encoding fructose-6-phosphate aldolase, whose protein sequence is MKFFVDTANINEIKEANELGILDGVTTNPSLVAKEGVDFHERIAEIAKLVPGSVSAEVISLDAEGMIEEGKTLAAISENITVKVPMTVDGLKAVKAFAELGIKTNVTLIFSVPQALLAARAGATYVSPFLGRLDDIGHDGLQLISDIADIFSTHGLPTQIIAASVRHPVHVSEAAKRGAHIATIPLNVIKQLTGHPLTDKGIEKFLADWNKQNVEK, encoded by the coding sequence ATGAAATTCTTCGTAGATACAGCAAATATAAATGAAATTAAGGAAGCAAATGAACTTGGTATTTTAGATGGAGTAACGACTAACCCTTCGCTCGTCGCAAAGGAAGGCGTTGATTTCCATGAACGCATTGCCGAAATTGCTAAGCTCGTTCCAGGAAGCGTTAGCGCAGAAGTGATCTCCTTGGATGCGGAAGGCATGATTGAAGAAGGGAAAACGCTTGCCGCCATTTCCGAAAATATTACGGTTAAAGTACCAATGACAGTGGACGGCTTGAAGGCGGTTAAAGCGTTTGCTGAACTAGGCATTAAAACGAATGTAACGTTGATTTTTTCAGTGCCACAAGCTTTGCTTGCTGCCCGTGCTGGCGCTACATACGTTTCGCCATTTTTAGGGCGTCTAGACGACATCGGCCATGATGGATTGCAGTTAATCTCTGATATTGCCGATATCTTTTCAACTCACGGGCTGCCAACGCAAATTATTGCCGCATCTGTTCGCCACCCTGTCCATGTGAGCGAAGCTGCAAAACGTGGGGCCCATATTGCGACTATTCCATTGAACGTCATTAAACAGTTGACAGGGCATCCCCTTACAGACAAAGGGATTGAAAAATTTCTAGCAGATTGGAACAAACAGAATGTCGAAAAATAA
- the rho gene encoding transcription termination factor Rho yields MSLNIADLESMTLKELYEHAKAFKVSYYSKLTKRELIFAILKGQAEQDGLLFMEGVLEIIQSEGFGFLRPINYLPSTEDIYISASQIRRFDLRNGDKVSGKVRPPKDNERYHGLLHVEAVNGEAPETSRERPHFPALTPLYPEQKIDLESKPGRISSRIIDMVSPVGFGQRGLIVAPPKAGKTSLMKEVANSIAEKHPHVELIVLLIDERPEEVTDMERSIDGEVVSSTFDEVPENHIKVAELVLERAMRLVEHKKDVVILMDSITRLARAYNLVIPPSGRTLSGGIDPAAFHRPKRFFGAARNIEEGGSLTILATALVETGSRMDDVIYEEFKGTGNMELHLDRRLAERRIFPAIDIRRSGTRKEELLMPKSQLDKLWTIRKTMNESADFTDQFIRRVKETKTNIEFFEAMESEMAGKKRN; encoded by the coding sequence ATGAGCTTAAACATTGCTGATTTAGAGAGCATGACATTGAAAGAATTATATGAACACGCAAAAGCGTTTAAAGTCTCTTATTACAGCAAACTAACAAAACGAGAATTGATTTTTGCTATTTTAAAAGGGCAAGCAGAACAAGATGGGCTTTTGTTTATGGAAGGTGTCCTTGAAATTATCCAAAGCGAAGGTTTTGGTTTCTTGCGCCCAATCAATTATTTGCCGAGCACAGAAGACATTTATATTTCTGCTTCGCAAATCCGCCGGTTTGACTTGCGTAATGGCGACAAAGTTTCTGGGAAGGTCAGACCTCCAAAGGACAATGAGCGCTACCATGGCTTGCTCCATGTTGAGGCGGTCAATGGAGAAGCCCCAGAGACATCCCGTGAACGTCCCCACTTCCCTGCGCTCACACCTCTTTATCCTGAACAAAAAATTGACCTTGAGTCAAAGCCGGGACGAATTTCTTCACGCATTATTGATATGGTTTCGCCAGTCGGATTTGGCCAACGTGGCTTAATTGTCGCCCCGCCAAAAGCAGGCAAAACCTCTCTAATGAAAGAAGTCGCAAATAGCATTGCCGAAAAGCATCCCCATGTGGAATTAATCGTATTGCTAATTGATGAACGCCCAGAAGAAGTAACCGATATGGAACGCTCCATTGATGGTGAAGTGGTCAGTTCAACGTTTGATGAAGTCCCAGAAAACCATATTAAAGTAGCAGAGCTTGTCCTTGAACGGGCAATGCGCTTAGTCGAACATAAAAAAGATGTGGTCATTCTTATGGACTCGATTACTCGGTTGGCACGGGCCTATAACCTTGTCATCCCACCGAGTGGTCGCACACTCTCAGGCGGCATTGACCCTGCCGCGTTTCACCGTCCGAAGCGTTTCTTTGGTGCAGCGCGCAACATTGAGGAAGGCGGCAGCCTGACGATATTAGCGACTGCCCTTGTTGAAACGGGTTCACGGATGGACGATGTGATTTATGAAGAGTTTAAAGGGACAGGCAATATGGAACTGCATCTTGACCGCCGCCTAGCTGAACGCCGCATCTTCCCGGCAATTGACATCCGCCGTTCAGGAACACGGAAAGAAGAGCTGTTAATGCCGAAGTCGCAGTTAGACAAATTATGGACGATTCGTAAAACAATGAATGAGTCTGCTGATTTTACAGACCAGTTCATCCGCCGCGTTAAAGAAACAAAAACAAATATTGAATTCTTTGAGGCAATGGAATCGGAAATGGCAGGAAAAAAGCGGAATTGA